The genomic segment TCACGCATGCAGCAGGTGCTGGGCAAGTACATCGGCAACTAAGCCTACTGACGGCTTGTTATAGAACCGGGACGATTGTCCCGGTTTTTTTATGCGAATTATCGAACTACACATCGAGGTGAGCGACTTGGAACGGTCGCTTGCGTTCTATCAGCAGATTCTGCCCCACGCAAAAGTGACCCGTTGGGACGATGGCTCCGCCCTTGCCCTGGTGCTTAATGATGGTTCCGCATTTGGCCTGTGGCAAAAGGGGAAGCAGGGGGTGTTCGCGGGCCGGGCGGCCGAACATCTGCATTTCGCATTGCAGGTCTCTGACACCGAATTTCAAGAGACAAAGACCCGCCTGATTTCGCTGGGGGTCGAGATTCAGGAGCGTACCTGGAAAGGGGGACAACGTTCGGTCTATTTCACGGACCCCGACGGTCACCAGGGGGAGTTCATCACCTGCGACTGGAACGAACTGACTTCGTAATGGATCTTTCGCGACTTCTGTGTCGTATATCCTACCTTCAACCCACAAGGAGGTGCACATGACAGTTCAAGAACGACAGGACAAGCTGGTTTCCTATGGGAAGGCACCGGAACAACTCCGCAAGGCCTTGGGCGATTTTCCCAAAGAAGTTTGGAAATACAAACCGGCGCCGAACCGGTGGAGTATTCACGAGATCATCATCCACCTGGCTGACGCCGAGGCCAACTGCTACATCCGCGCTCGCCGTTTTGTCGCAGAACCGGGGAAAGCTGTCATGGCGTATGACCAGGACAGCTGGGCCGAGAAACTGGGATATCATTCGCAGAGCGCCGATGCCGCCCTTGAACTGTTCGGGTTGCTTCGCAGAATGAATCACGGACTATTGAAGTCTGTACCGCAGGATGTCTGGGATTCGCACACGGTCGAACATTCGGAAGTGGGGACTATGACACTCGACCAATTTCTGGAGATATACGACCGCCACACGCCGGGGCATATCCGCCAGATGCAGGAGAACTACCGGCACTGGAAAGAGCACCGGAAGTAAGCGGGCGCCGTTATTTATTATCCAGCGCCTTGAATTCGCCGGTCGCTTCTACAAGCACCGGATACTCCTCCACTTGAGCGGGAATGGCTCGCTTCAGTTCTGCGGTCATGCTGACCACAAACACCTTCAGACAGGGCTTGCCATTCTGTTCGCCAATGCCAGTCCCGATTACACCCGGCAGAGCCATCCACTTGTCGGTGTAATCGCTGAGGACTTCTTCAATCGATCGCGACGCCATGGTATCCTGACTCTCCACTGTTTCGGATTTCTTGCCTGCCTCGGCGCAGCCGGACGCTATCATGCCAACCGAGGACAGAAACCCAACGCCTATCAACACTCCAATTGCAGTCAGTCGTAGTGTCATTCTGTTTCTCGGACTCCCTTCACCCATAGTAGAACGCATTCTGGGGGAAAAAGCAAGGCGGGGACTCAACGAGTTCCCGCCTTTGCAAAAGAAATCGTGTTTTGCTATTGATTGCAAATCGTAGCGTTGAAGCGCTGTAGC from the Candidatus Zixiibacteriota bacterium genome contains:
- a CDS encoding VOC family protein, translating into MRIIELHIEVSDLERSLAFYQQILPHAKVTRWDDGSALALVLNDGSAFGLWQKGKQGVFAGRAAEHLHFALQVSDTEFQETKTRLISLGVEIQERTWKGGQRSVYFTDPDGHQGEFITCDWNELTS
- a CDS encoding DinB family protein yields the protein MTVQERQDKLVSYGKAPEQLRKALGDFPKEVWKYKPAPNRWSIHEIIIHLADAEANCYIRARRFVAEPGKAVMAYDQDSWAEKLGYHSQSADAALELFGLLRRMNHGLLKSVPQDVWDSHTVEHSEVGTMTLDQFLEIYDRHTPGHIRQMQENYRHWKEHRK